In the Manis javanica isolate MJ-LG chromosome 14, MJ_LKY, whole genome shotgun sequence genome, one interval contains:
- the LOC108392751 gene encoding protocadherin gamma-A6 isoform X1 — protein sequence MENRLGPKGRDGQRRMPFLFLLPLFYPALSEQIRYTIPEELPRGSVVGNLAKDLGLGVRNLPTRNLRVSAEKKFFTVSTENGDLLVSDRIDREEICGKKPTCVLEFEMVAEKPFDFFHVTVVIQDINDNSPAFSRNITELEISELALTGATFALESAQDSDVGVNSLRQYDLSPDPHFSLIQKENPEGSSYPELVVKASLDREEQSFHHLVLTAVDGGEPARSCTTQIRVVVADANDNPPMFTQDMYMVSVPESLQVGSSVLKVMATDADEGVNAEITYSFINIGKRVGHLFKLDSKTGELTTAGGLDFEERESYTIGVQAKDGGRHTAHCKIRINILDENDNVPEITLDSESKHIQEDAELGTVIALIKTHDPDSGFNGEILCQLQGKFPFKIVQETKNTYKLVTEGALDREQTPEYNVTITATDRGKPPLSSNRTVTLIVADVNDNAPVFQQASYVVHVAENNPPGASIAQVSASDPDLGPNGHVSYSIVASDLEPRALWSYVSVSAQSGAVFAQRAFDHEQLRAFELTLQARDQGSPALGANVSLRVLVGDRNDNAPTVLYPALGPDGSALFDTVPRAAQPGYLVTKVVAVDADSGHNAWLSYHVLQASEPGLFSLGLRTGEVRTARALGDRDAARQRLLVAVRDGGQPPLSATATLHLVFADSLHEALPDLSDRPAPADPQAELQFYLVLALALISVLFLLAVILAVALSLRCSSSHGAWSCFPTGVCSKAGPGILPSYSEGTLPYSYNLRAASHSSKTELKFLSIKPEGVPPEDLLCNEAFWFESTNNGNPASNGNLKMTSSSVSLQQGNAKRAVMVSLQKRRRHNVLVMLFTLLGMLSGVGAGQIRYSIPEELDKGSLVGNIAKDLGLEPRELAERGVRIVSRGRTQLFALNARSGSLVTAGRIDREELCAQSAPCLVSFNILVEDKLNLYPVEVEIVDINDNTPQFAREEFEVKILENAAPFSRFPLMDVYDPDVGMNSLRGFKLSGNSHFSVDISSETNGPKYPELVLEHSLDRERETIHHLVLTAMDGGDPVRSGTARILVNVLDVNDNAPVFTQSVYHVSVPEDLPVGTPVLSVNATDQDEGAHAEVMYSFMRITEKISKNFCLNVLTGEISTSANLDYEDLSFYELDVEAQDRPGLRDRAKVLITILDVNDNVPEVVVTSGSRSVAESTPPGTVIALFQVCDRDSGLNGLVTCSISKNLPFDLEKSVDNYYRLVTNTVLDREQVSLYNITVTATDKGIPPLSTKTLICLNVADTNDNPPTFSQSSYSIYVPENNPRGASIFSVTAHDPDSHENARVTYSLSEDSLQGASLSSYVSINSDTGVLYALHAFDYEQFRDLQLRVTALDSGDPPLSSNVSLSLFVLDKNDNAPEILYPTLPTDGSTGVELAPRSAEPGYLVTKVVAVDRDSGQNAWLSYRLLKASEPGLFAVGLHTGEVRTARALLDRDALKQSLVVAVQDHGQPPLSATVTLTVAVADSIPDVLADLDSMKAPADPDASGLTLYLVVAVAAVSCVFLAFVIVLLALRLRRWHASRLLPAVGGGLVGVGASPFVGVDGVRAFLQTYSHEVSLTADSRESHVIFPQPNYADTLVSQESCAKSEPLLAAEDSGFCKVEESLGQQAPPNTDWRFSQAQRPGTSGSQNGDETGTWPNNQFDTEMLQAMILASASEAADGSSTLGGGAGTMGLSARYGPQFTLQHVPDYRQNVYIPGSNATLTNAAGKRDGKAPAGGNGNKKKSGKKEKK from the exons ATGGAAAACCGCTTGGGACCTAAGGGCCGGGATGGGCAGAGACGAATGCCATTTCTCTTCTTGCTGCCTTTGTTCTACCCGGCGCTTTCGGAACAGATCCGCTACACGATTCCCGAGGAGCTGCCCAGGGGCTCCGTGGTGGGGAACCTCGCCAAGGATCTGGGGCTTGGCGTGCGCAATCTGCCTACTCGGAACCTGCGGGTTAGTGCAGAGAAGAAATTCTTTACAGTGAGCACCGAGAACGGGGACTTACTAGTGAGCGACCGTATAGATCGAGAGGAGATCTGTGGCAAGAAGCCGACCTGTGTTCTGGAATTTGAGATGGTCGCTGAAAAGCCGTTCGACTTTTTTCACGTAACTGTGGTGATTCAGGATATCAACGACAACTCACCAGCCTTTAGCCGAAATATCACGGAGCTGGAAATCAGTGAACTGGCCCTAACTGGAGCCACCTTTGCCCTGGAATCCGCCCAAGATTCAGATGTAGGTGTCAATTCCCTGCGGCAGTACGACCTCAGCCCGGATCCCCACTTCTCACTGATCCAGAAGGAGAACCCCGAGGGCAGTAGCTACCCAGAACTGGTAGTGAAGGCTTCCCTGGACAGGGAAGAACAGTCCTTCCATCACCTGGTCCTCACAGCTGTGGATGGGGGTGAGCCAGCCAGAAGCTGCACAACCCAGATCAGGGTGGTAGTGGCAGATGCAAATGATAACCCCCCAATGTTCACCCAGGACATGTACATGGTCAGCGTTCCAGAGAGCCTGCAGGTGGGCTCCTCTGTGCTGAAAGTGATGGCCACTGACGCAGATGAGGGTGTTAATGCTGAGATCACCTATTCTTTCATCAACATTGGTAAGAGAGTGGGACATCTGTTCAAGCTGGACAGTAAAACAGGGGAACTTACCACTGCAGGAGGACTGGACTTTGAAGAGAGGGAGAGCTACACAATTGGGGTGCAAGCAAAGGACGGTGGCCGTCACACTGCACATTGTAAAATAcgaataaatattttggatgaaAATGATAATGTTCCTGAGATAACGCTGGATTCTGAATCTAAACATATACAAGAAGATGCTGAGCTGGGGACTGTCATTGCCCTGATCAAAACACATGACCCAGATTCTGGTTTTAATGGGGAAATCCTGTGCCAACTACAAGGAAAGTTCCCATTTAAAATagttcaagaaacaaaaaacacatataagttggtcacagaagGAGCCCTAGATCGAGAGCAGACTCCAGAATACAACGTAACCATCACTGCAACCGACAGGGGCAAGCCTCCCCTCTCCTCTAACAGAACTGTCACCTTGATCGTCGCAGACGTCAACGACAACGCGCCGGTTTTCCAGCAGGCCTCCTACGTGGTCCACGTGGCAGAGAACAACCCGCCCGGCGCCTCCATCGCGCAAGTCAGCGCCTCCGACCCCGACCTGGGGCCCAACGGCCACGTCTCCTACTCCATTGTGGCCAGCGACCTGGAGCCGCGGGCGCTGTGGTCCTACGTGTCGGTGAGCGCGCAGAGCGGCGCGGTGTTCGCGCAGCGCGCCTTCGACCACGAGCAGCTGCGCGCCTTCGAGCTGACGCTGCAGGCCCGCGACCAGGGCTCGCCCGCGCTCGGCGCCAACGTGAGCCTGCGCGTGCTGGTGGGCGACCGCAACGACAACGCGCCGACGGTGCTGTACCCGGCGCTGGGGCCCGACGGCTCGGCGCTCTTCGACACGGTGCCGCGCGCCGCGCAGCCCGGCTACCTGGTCACCAAGGTGGTGGCGGTGGACGCCGACTCGGGACACAACGCCTGGCTGTCCTACCACGTGCTGCAGGCCAGCGAGCCCGGCCTCTTCAGCCTGGGGCTGCGCACGGGCGAGGTGCGCACGGCGCGCGCCTTGGGCGACAGGGACGCGGCCAGACAGCGCCTGCTGGTCGCTGTGCGCGATGGGGGACAGCCTCCCCTCTCGGCCACCGCCACGCTGCACCTGGTCTTCGCGGACAGCCTCCACGAGGCGCTGCCGGATCTTAGCGACCGTCCCGCGCCCGCTGACCCCCAGGCTGAGCTGCAGTTTTACCTGGTGTTGGCCTTGGCCTTGATCTCGGTGCTCTTCCTCCTCGCGGTGATTCTGGCCGTTGCCCTGAGCTTGCGATGTTCCTCCAGCCACGGTGCTTGGAGTTGCTTTCCTACTGGTGTCTGCTCCAAGGCTGGACCTGGCATTCTCCCCAGCTATAGTGAGGGGACTTTGCCTTATTCTTACAATCTACGTGCTGCCTCACATTCCTCAAAGACTGAACTTAAATTTCTCAGCATAAAGCCTGAAGGTGTTCCACCTGAAGATCTTCTATGTAATGAAGCCTTTTGGTTTGAAAGTACCAATAATGGCAATCCTGCCAGTAATGGGAATCTTAAAATGACTTCCAGTTCAGTCAGTCTGCAACAG GGAAATGCCAAACGAGCAGTAATGGTCTCTCTGCAAAAGCGCCGGCGCCACAACGTGTTAGTGATGCTATTTACGCTCCTGGGAATGCTCTCGGGGGTCGGGGCCGGGCAGATCCGTTACTCCATTCCTGAGGAGCTGGACAAAGGCTCCTTGGTGGGCAACATCGCCAAAGATCTGGGGCTGGAGCCCCGGGAGCTGGCGGAGCGAGGAGTGCGCATCGTCTCCCGAGGCAGGACGCAGCTCTTTGCCCTGAACGCGCGGAGCGGCAGCTTGGTCACCGCGGGCAGGATAGACCGGGAGGAGCTCTGCGCTCAGAGCGCGCCGTGCCTGGTGAGTTTTAACATCCTCGTTGAGGATAAATTAAATCTTTATCCTGTGGAAGTGGAAATAGTGGACATAAATGACAATACACCCCAGTTTGCAAGGGAAGAATTTGAAGTGAAAATCCTTGAAAATGCAGCCCCATTCTCACGTTTTCCACTAATGGATGTCTATGACCCGGATGTGGGAATGAACTCTCTTCGGGGCTTCAAGCTCAGCGGAaatagtcacttctcagtggACATATCGAGCGAAACAAATGGACCCAAATATCCAGAGCTGGTGCTGGAGCACAGCttggacagggagagagagaccaTTCACCACCTGGTCCTTACTGCCATGGATGGCGGTGACCCTGTCCGCTCAGGCACAGCACGAATTCTGGTAAATGTCTTAGACGTGAATGACAATGCTCCAGTGTTCACTCAATCTGTCTACCATGTGAGTGTTCCCGAGGATCTGCCAGTAGGTACCCCAGTGTTGTCAGTAAATGCCACCGACCAGGATGAAGGAGCCCATGCGGAAGTAATGTATTCCTTCATGAGGATAACAGAGAAGATTTCAAAGAATTTTTGCTTGAATGTTTTGACTGGAGAAATATCAACCTCTGCAAATCTAGACTATGAGGATTTGAGCTTTTATGAGCTGGATGTTGAAGCCCAGGATCGGCCAGGTCTACGTGACAGAGCGAAAGTCTTAATAACTATATTGGATGTGAATGATAATGTACCAGAAGTTGTAGTTACATCAGGAAGCAGATCAGTTGCTGAAAGTACGCCTCCAGGAACAGTAATTGCTCTTTTTCAAGTGTGTGATAGAGACTCCGGACTGAATGGCCTGGTAACATGCTCCATCTCGAAAAATCTGCCGTTTGATCTGGAAAAATCAGTAGACAATTATTATCGATTAGTGACCAATACAGTCCTAGATCGAGAACAGGTATCCTTGTACAACATCACCGTGACAGCTACGGACAAAGGAATTCCACCTCTGTCTACAAAAACGCTCATCTGCCTAAACGTGGCAGACACCAACGACAACCCACCTACCTTTTCCCAATCCTCCTACTCCATCTACGTCCCTGAGAACAACCCCAGAGGTGCCTCCATCTTCTCCGTGACTGCACACGACCCCGACAGCCATGAGAATGCCCGTGTCACTTACTCCCTGTCTGAAGACTCTCTCCAGGGGGCGTCTCTATCCTCATATGTCTCAATCAACTCCGACACCGGCGTTCTATACGCATTGCACGCCTTCGACTATGAGCAGTTTCGGGATCTGCAACTGAGAGTGACTGCACTTGACAGTGGGGACCCACCGCTCAGCAGCAACGTGTCCCTGAGCCTGTTTGTGCTGGACAAGAACGACAATGCCCCAGAGATCCTgtaccccaccctccccaccgaCGGGTCCACAGGCGTGGAGCTGGCACCCCGCTCCGCAGAGCCCGGCTACCTGGTGACCAAGGTGGTGGCGGTGGACAGAGACTCGGGCCAGAACGCCTGGCTGTCCTACCGCCTGCTCAAGGCCAGCGAGCCAGGGCTCTTCGCGGTGGGGCTGCACACGGGCGAGGTGCGCACAGCGCGGGCCCTGCTGGACAGAGACGCGCTCAAGCAGAGCCTGGTGGTGGCGGTCCAGGACCACGGCCAGCCCCCTCTCTCGGCCACCGTCACGCTCACGGTGGCCGTGGCCGACAGCATCCCAGACGTCCTGGCCGACCTGGACAGCATGAAGGCCCCGGCCGACCCGGACGCGTCTGGCCTCACGCTGTACCTGGTGGTGGCGGTGGCCGCGGTCTCCTGCGTCTTCCTCGCCTTTGTCATCGTGCTGCTGGCCCTCAGGCTGAGGCGCTGGCACGCGTCGCGTCTGCTGCCGGCCGTGGGCGGCGGGCTGGTGGGCGTGGGGGCCTCGCCCTTTGTGGGCGTGGACGGGGTGCGGGCTTTCCTGCAGACCTATTCCCACGAGGTGTCCCTCACTGCGGACTCGCGGGAGAGTCACGTGATCTTCCCCCAGCCCAACTATGCGGACACGCTCGTCAGCCAGGAGAGCTGTGCGAAAAGCGAGCCTCTCTTGGCAGCTGAAGATTCCGGATTTTGTAAAGTGGAAGAATCCCTTGGGCAG
- the LOC108392751 gene encoding protocadherin gamma-A7 isoform X25 translates to MENRLGPKGRDGQRRMPFLFLLPLFYPALSEQIRYTIPEELPRGSVVGNLAKDLGLGVRNLPTRNLRVSAEKKFFTVSTENGDLLVSDRIDREEICGKKPTCVLEFEMVAEKPFDFFHVTVVIQDINDNSPAFSRNITELEISELALTGATFALESAQDSDVGVNSLRQYDLSPDPHFSLIQKENPEGSSYPELVVKASLDREEQSFHHLVLTAVDGGEPARSCTTQIRVVVADANDNPPMFTQDMYMVSVPESLQVGSSVLKVMATDADEGVNAEITYSFINIGKRVGHLFKLDSKTGELTTAGGLDFEERESYTIGVQAKDGGRHTAHCKIRINILDENDNVPEITLDSESKHIQEDAELGTVIALIKTHDPDSGFNGEILCQLQGKFPFKIVQETKNTYKLVTEGALDREQTPEYNVTITATDRGKPPLSSNRTVTLIVADVNDNAPVFQQASYVVHVAENNPPGASIAQVSASDPDLGPNGHVSYSIVASDLEPRALWSYVSVSAQSGAVFAQRAFDHEQLRAFELTLQARDQGSPALGANVSLRVLVGDRNDNAPTVLYPALGPDGSALFDTVPRAAQPGYLVTKVVAVDADSGHNAWLSYHVLQASEPGLFSLGLRTGEVRTARALGDRDAARQRLLVAVRDGGQPPLSATATLHLVFADSLHEALPDLSDRPAPADPQAELQFYLVLALALISVLFLLAVILAVALSLRCSSSHGAWSCFPTGVCSKAGPGILPSYSEGTLPYSYNLRAASHSSKTELKFLSIKPEGVPPEDLLCNEAFWFESTNNGNPASNGNLKMTSSSVSLQQGNAKRAVMVSLQKRRRHNVLVMLFTLLGMLSGVGAGQIRYSIPEELDKGSLVGNIAKDLGLEPRELAERGVRIVSRGRTQLFALNARSGSLVTAGRIDREELCAQSAPCLVSFNILVEDKLNLYPVEVEIVDINDNTPQFAREEFEVKILENAAPFSRFPLMDVYDPDVGMNSLRGFKLSGNSHFSVDISSETNGPKYPELVLEHSLDRERETIHHLVLTAMDGGDPVRSGTARILVNVLDVNDNAPVFTQSVYHVSVPEDLPVGTKLLEVNAVDLDEGVNGEVTYSFWKITPKILQIFHLNSHTGELSTLEGLDYEESGYYEMEVQAQDGPGSMTRAKVLITVLDVNDNAPEVTVTSVSSSIPEDTPPGTVIALFYLQDRDSGKNGEVTCTISENLPFKLERSIDNYYRLVIAENLDREKLSVYNITMKATDAGTPPLSSETHITMSVSDTNDNPPTFSQSSYSIYVPENNPRGASIFSVTAHDPDSHENARVTYSLSEDSLQGASLSSYVSINSDTGVLYALNAFDFEQFRDLQLRVTALDSGDPPLSSNVSLSLFVLDQNDNAPEILYPALPTDGSTGVELAPRSAEPGYLVTKVVAVDRDSGQNAWLSYRLLKASEPGLFAVGLHTGEVRTARALLDRDALKQSLVVAVQDHGQPPLSATVTLTVAVADSIPDVLADLDSMKAPADPDASGLTLYLVVAVAAVSCVFLAFVIVLLALRLRRWHASRLLPAVGGGLVGVGASPFVGVDGVRAFLQTYSHEVSLTADSRESHVIFPQPNYADTLVSHESCERKDLLLSSIDFHECTDEAQSIQQAPPNTDWRFSQAQRPGTSGSQNGDETGTWPNNQFDTEMLQAMILASASEAADGSSTLGGGAGTMGLSARYGPQFTLQHVPDYRQNVYIPGSNATLTNAAGKRDGKAPAGGNGNKKKSGKKEKK, encoded by the exons ATGGAAAACCGCTTGGGACCTAAGGGCCGGGATGGGCAGAGACGAATGCCATTTCTCTTCTTGCTGCCTTTGTTCTACCCGGCGCTTTCGGAACAGATCCGCTACACGATTCCCGAGGAGCTGCCCAGGGGCTCCGTGGTGGGGAACCTCGCCAAGGATCTGGGGCTTGGCGTGCGCAATCTGCCTACTCGGAACCTGCGGGTTAGTGCAGAGAAGAAATTCTTTACAGTGAGCACCGAGAACGGGGACTTACTAGTGAGCGACCGTATAGATCGAGAGGAGATCTGTGGCAAGAAGCCGACCTGTGTTCTGGAATTTGAGATGGTCGCTGAAAAGCCGTTCGACTTTTTTCACGTAACTGTGGTGATTCAGGATATCAACGACAACTCACCAGCCTTTAGCCGAAATATCACGGAGCTGGAAATCAGTGAACTGGCCCTAACTGGAGCCACCTTTGCCCTGGAATCCGCCCAAGATTCAGATGTAGGTGTCAATTCCCTGCGGCAGTACGACCTCAGCCCGGATCCCCACTTCTCACTGATCCAGAAGGAGAACCCCGAGGGCAGTAGCTACCCAGAACTGGTAGTGAAGGCTTCCCTGGACAGGGAAGAACAGTCCTTCCATCACCTGGTCCTCACAGCTGTGGATGGGGGTGAGCCAGCCAGAAGCTGCACAACCCAGATCAGGGTGGTAGTGGCAGATGCAAATGATAACCCCCCAATGTTCACCCAGGACATGTACATGGTCAGCGTTCCAGAGAGCCTGCAGGTGGGCTCCTCTGTGCTGAAAGTGATGGCCACTGACGCAGATGAGGGTGTTAATGCTGAGATCACCTATTCTTTCATCAACATTGGTAAGAGAGTGGGACATCTGTTCAAGCTGGACAGTAAAACAGGGGAACTTACCACTGCAGGAGGACTGGACTTTGAAGAGAGGGAGAGCTACACAATTGGGGTGCAAGCAAAGGACGGTGGCCGTCACACTGCACATTGTAAAATAcgaataaatattttggatgaaAATGATAATGTTCCTGAGATAACGCTGGATTCTGAATCTAAACATATACAAGAAGATGCTGAGCTGGGGACTGTCATTGCCCTGATCAAAACACATGACCCAGATTCTGGTTTTAATGGGGAAATCCTGTGCCAACTACAAGGAAAGTTCCCATTTAAAATagttcaagaaacaaaaaacacatataagttggtcacagaagGAGCCCTAGATCGAGAGCAGACTCCAGAATACAACGTAACCATCACTGCAACCGACAGGGGCAAGCCTCCCCTCTCCTCTAACAGAACTGTCACCTTGATCGTCGCAGACGTCAACGACAACGCGCCGGTTTTCCAGCAGGCCTCCTACGTGGTCCACGTGGCAGAGAACAACCCGCCCGGCGCCTCCATCGCGCAAGTCAGCGCCTCCGACCCCGACCTGGGGCCCAACGGCCACGTCTCCTACTCCATTGTGGCCAGCGACCTGGAGCCGCGGGCGCTGTGGTCCTACGTGTCGGTGAGCGCGCAGAGCGGCGCGGTGTTCGCGCAGCGCGCCTTCGACCACGAGCAGCTGCGCGCCTTCGAGCTGACGCTGCAGGCCCGCGACCAGGGCTCGCCCGCGCTCGGCGCCAACGTGAGCCTGCGCGTGCTGGTGGGCGACCGCAACGACAACGCGCCGACGGTGCTGTACCCGGCGCTGGGGCCCGACGGCTCGGCGCTCTTCGACACGGTGCCGCGCGCCGCGCAGCCCGGCTACCTGGTCACCAAGGTGGTGGCGGTGGACGCCGACTCGGGACACAACGCCTGGCTGTCCTACCACGTGCTGCAGGCCAGCGAGCCCGGCCTCTTCAGCCTGGGGCTGCGCACGGGCGAGGTGCGCACGGCGCGCGCCTTGGGCGACAGGGACGCGGCCAGACAGCGCCTGCTGGTCGCTGTGCGCGATGGGGGACAGCCTCCCCTCTCGGCCACCGCCACGCTGCACCTGGTCTTCGCGGACAGCCTCCACGAGGCGCTGCCGGATCTTAGCGACCGTCCCGCGCCCGCTGACCCCCAGGCTGAGCTGCAGTTTTACCTGGTGTTGGCCTTGGCCTTGATCTCGGTGCTCTTCCTCCTCGCGGTGATTCTGGCCGTTGCCCTGAGCTTGCGATGTTCCTCCAGCCACGGTGCTTGGAGTTGCTTTCCTACTGGTGTCTGCTCCAAGGCTGGACCTGGCATTCTCCCCAGCTATAGTGAGGGGACTTTGCCTTATTCTTACAATCTACGTGCTGCCTCACATTCCTCAAAGACTGAACTTAAATTTCTCAGCATAAAGCCTGAAGGTGTTCCACCTGAAGATCTTCTATGTAATGAAGCCTTTTGGTTTGAAAGTACCAATAATGGCAATCCTGCCAGTAATGGGAATCTTAAAATGACTTCCAGTTCAGTCAGTCTGCAACAG GGAAATGCCAAACGAGCAGTAATGGTCTCTCTGCAAAAGCGCCGGCGCCACAACGTGTTAGTGATGCTATTTACGCTCCTGGGAATGCTCTCGGGGGTCGGGGCCGGGCAGATCCGTTACTCCATTCCTGAGGAGCTGGACAAAGGCTCCTTGGTGGGCAACATCGCCAAAGATCTGGGGCTGGAGCCCCGGGAGCTGGCGGAGCGAGGAGTGCGCATCGTCTCCCGAGGCAGGACGCAGCTCTTTGCCCTGAACGCGCGGAGCGGCAGCTTGGTCACCGCGGGCAGGATAGACCGGGAGGAGCTCTGCGCTCAGAGCGCGCCGTGCCTGGTGAGTTTTAACATCCTCGTTGAGGATAAATTAAATCTTTATCCTGTGGAAGTGGAAATAGTGGACATAAATGACAATACACCCCAGTTTGCAAGGGAAGAATTTGAAGTGAAAATCCTTGAAAATGCAGCCCCATTCTCACGTTTTCCACTAATGGATGTCTATGACCCGGATGTGGGAATGAACTCTCTTCGGGGCTTCAAGCTCAGCGGAaatagtcacttctcagtggACATATCGAGCGAAACAAATGGACCCAAATATCCAGAGCTGGTGCTGGAGCACAGCttggacagggagagagagaccaTTCACCACCTGGTCCTTACTGCCATGGATGGCGGTGACCCTGTCCGCTCAGGCACAGCACGAATTCTGGTAAATGTCTTAGACGTGAATGACAATGCTCCAGTGTTCACTCAATCTGTCTACCATGTGAGTGTTCCCGAGGATCTGCCAGTAG GCACAAAACTGCTCGAGGTAAACGCTGTCGACCTGGACGAGGGAGTCAATGGGGAAGTAACATATTCCTTTTGGAAAATAACTCCAAAAATTCTGCAGATATTCCATCTAAACTCCCATACAGGAGAATTATCAACTTTAGAAGGCCTAGATTATGAAGAATCGGGCTACTATGAAATGGAAGTTCAGGCTCAGGATGGTCCTGGTAGTATGACCAGGGCTAAAGTACTGATCACAGTTTTAGACGTGAATGACAATGCCCCTGAAGTGACTGTAACATCTGTGAGCAGTTCAATCCCTGAAGACACTCCTCCTGGAACAGTAATTGCTCTTTTCTACCTTCAAGATCGAGATTCCGGAAAAAATGGAGAGGTGACTTGCACTATTTCAGAAAATCTGCCTTTTAAATTAGAAAGGTCAATAGACAATTATTATAGATTGGTGATAGCAGAAAACCTAGATCGAGAAAAACTCTCTGTGTATAACATCACAATGAAAGCCACAGATGCTGGAACCCCACCGTTGTCCTCAGAAACTCACATCACCATGAGTGTGTCAGACACCAACGACAACCCACCTACCTTTTCCCAATCCTCCTACTCCATCTACGTCCCTGAGAACAACCCCAGAGGTGCCTCCATCTTCTCCGTGACTGCACACGACCCCGACAGCCATGAGAATGCCCGTGTCACTTACTCCCTGTCTGAAGACTCTCTCCAGGGGGCCTCTCTATCCTCCTATGTCTCAATCAACTCCGACACCGGCGTCCTGTACGCACTGAACGCCTTCGACTTTGAGCAGTTTCGGGATCTGCAACTGAGAGTGACTGCACTTGACAGTGGGGACCCACCGCTCAGCAGCAACGTGTCCCTGAGCCTGTTTGTGCTGGACCAGAACGACAACGCTCCAGAGATCCTGTACCCCGCCCTCCCCACCGACGGGTCCACAGGCGTGGAGCTGGCACCCCGCTCCGCAGAGCCCGGCTACCTGGTGACCAAGGTGGTGGCGGTGGACAGAGACTCGGGCCAGAACGCCTGGCTGTCCTACCGCCTGCTCAAGGCCAGCGAGCCAGGGCTCTTCGCGGTGGGGCTGCACACGGGCGAGGTGCGCACAGCGCGGGCCCTGCTGGACAGAGACGCGCTCAAGCAGAGCCTGGTGGTGGCGGTCCAGGACCACGGCCAGCCCCCTCTCTCGGCCACCGTCACGCTCACGGTGGCCGTGGCCGACAGCATCCCAGACGTCCTGGCCGACCTGGACAGCATGAAGGCCCCGGCCGACCCGGACGCGTCTGGCCTCACGCTGTACCTGGTGGTGGCGGTGGCCGCGGTCTCCTGCGTCTTCCTCGCCTTTGTCATCGTGCTGCTGGCCCTCAGGCTGAGGCGCTGGCACGCGTCGCGTCTGCTGCCGGCCGTGGGCGGCGGGCTGGTGGGCGTGGGGGCCTCGCCCTTTGTGGGCGTGGACGGGGTGCGGGCTTTCCTGCAGACCTATTCCCACGAGGTGTCCCTCACTGCGGACTCGCGGGAGAGTCACGTGATCTTCCCCCAGCCCAACTACGCGGACACGCTCGTCAGCCACGAGAGCTGCGAGAGAAAAGATCTCTTGTTATCATCCATAGATTTTCATGAATGTACGGATGAAGCCCAAAGTATTCAG